GTAGCAAGCGTCCAAATGCGGTTTCATCATCATCGAGAATGTTCAGCGCTTTCTCATATTTCCCTTCCAGAATACGTTTGGCAGCCAGTTGAGATTTCAGCTCATCCAATGGGTGGTTGAGGAGCAAACCAGAACGTTGGTTTCGTCCAACTTTAGGTGACCATTCTAACCACTCTAGTTGTTGCATTTGATTGAGTAAATTACGCGCATGGCGAGGGCTGGTGAATAGCATTTCAGCCACTTTGGGCAGGGCAGTTTTGATCTCCTCTCCAACCCCCAATGGTTCGAGGCGAGCGTAGTAACGTAATAAATTTAAATCTGACACAAGGGCTCCAGGCAGCAAGAAAATAAGCACGACTTAGTGTTTGGTTTTCCTATTTTACAAGTTTTTGCCTAATTATTCTCTTTGTAACGGCATAAATGATAAAAATAGGAAAGGAAAATTATAAATATCTCGGTTTTTCTGTTCCTATTTAAAGGGAATAATAAACGGGTCAATACAAACAAGCTGAGAGAAGAAAGATGGACTACAGCAAGCAGAGAAATCTGGTCTCGTACTACCATAAGAGGTTGGAAAAAACGGATTCTTGGTTGGAACGTTCAGCGATTCTGGCTTTGATACAACTTTGCCACTGGTAAGTGGCTAAAGACAGCAGCACTGGCATGCAAACATGCTCCTAACACCCCCACGAACATGATTGGCAGTGCTGCTCTTTTTATCGCACATTCAGGCCCTAGTTTAGCCAGTGAGGTGTTATTTCTTGGCTAAACCCTTACTGTTTAGGTAGCCCTTGATGTGTGGACGGCTTTCGCCAGCGAGTTTTCCTGTGACTTGCTCAGACCAAGTACTCTGCTTTTGGTTGCTGCTACGACCTGCGTAGTAGGTCTGCATTGCCTCATCGTAGGCGCGAATATCGTCTGAATTAAGAGGCTGATACTCGTTTTCATGCACAATCACGTGTGCAGGTAGACGCGGTTTGATTTCAGGGTTTTGATCTGGATGACCTAAACACAGGCCAAACAAAACCGCACTGTGGGCGGGTAGATTCAATAACTGGTCAACATCCTGAGCACTGCTTCTTAAGCCGCCAATATAAACACCGCCTAATCCGAGCGACTCCGCTGCCACTAGGCAATTTTGCGCCATAATGCCGCAGTCTACTGCGCCGATCAGGGTTAGCTCAGTAAATTCTGGTTTTACCTGTGGGTTAATCTCAAAATGTCTCTGATAGTCGATGCAAAACACAAGGAACTCTGCGGCGCTTTCTACGTAAGGCTGATCGCCAGCTAGATGTGCTAACGCCTTACGCTTTTCTTTATCCGTGACGCGGATGATCGACACCACTTGCAACATGCTGGAAGACGAAGCCGCAAGGCCAGACTGAATAATGGTGTCGAGCTGAGACGAGTCGATAGCCTGATCGGTAAATTTACGGATAGAACGGTGAGAAAGGATAGTGTCTATCGTCGGTGTCATGGCTGAGTCCTTTGTTCTTGGTATAAATGACTTGTGCAACATATCGAGTATGTGCGGAAATGTCGAGTCACAGATCACTGAGTTGCCATGTTTCTGTTTCATAGTGATGGTCTGCTTCTATACTGAAATCGAAAATTCATAGAATAAGAAGGACTTATG
This DNA window, taken from Vibrio neptunius, encodes the following:
- the nfsA gene encoding oxygen-insensitive NADPH nitroreductase → MTPTIDTILSHRSIRKFTDQAIDSSQLDTIIQSGLAASSSSMLQVVSIIRVTDKEKRKALAHLAGDQPYVESAAEFLVFCIDYQRHFEINPQVKPEFTELTLIGAVDCGIMAQNCLVAAESLGLGGVYIGGLRSSAQDVDQLLNLPAHSAVLFGLCLGHPDQNPEIKPRLPAHVIVHENEYQPLNSDDIRAYDEAMQTYYAGRSSNQKQSTWSEQVTGKLAGESRPHIKGYLNSKGLAKK